The DNA window CGGAGACGTACCCGGCGCCGATCGCCCCGGTGAGCAGCGGATCCTCGGAGTAGCACTCGAAATGCCTGCCGCCGAGCGGGCTGCGGTGCAGGTTGACGGTCGGCGCGAGCAGCACGTGCACGCCCTTGCGCCGTGCCTCCCGCGCGAGCGCGAGACCGGCGCGGGCGGCCAGCGACGGGTCCCAGGTGGCCGCGAGCGCGGTGGGGCTCGGCAGCACGAGCGACGGGTCGTCGGCCGACCACCGCGTGCCGCGCACCCCGACCGGCCCGTCGGACATCACCAGCGAGGCCAGCCCGATCTCGTCGAGCGCGGGCAGCGTCCACACGTCCTGCCCCGCCAGCAGCCGGGTCTTGGCGTCGAGGTCGAGGGTGGCGAGCAGCTCGTCGATCGTCATGCCCCCATGCTGCCGAAGTGGGGCCAGCCCCACCACCGTTCGGCCGGGCGCCCCCAGTGCCACGGGTGTCGTGTTCCGGAAGCCTGAGCGGGTACTTCACAGGGATTCGGGGGACGTTTCATGGCACAACCGACGACGGCGCGGATCGCTCGCTGGAGCGCGAACCATCCGTGGCGCGCGATCGTGGGCTGGGTGGTGTTCGTGGCGGTCTGCTTCGCCGCGGGATCGCTCGCGGGCAGCAGACCGCCGGAGAACAAGGACTTCTGGATCGGCGAGGCTGGCCGCGCCGAGGCGGTCGCGACGCAGGCCGGTCTGATGCCGCCGCCGGTCGAGCAGGTGCTGATCACCGCGCCGGGCGGGGTGGACGACCCGTCCGCCACCGCGGCGGCGGCTTCGGTGACCACCAGGATGCGCGCGCTGCCTTCGGTGTCCGCCGTCGCGGCGCCCGCGCGCTCGGCAGACGGGTCGACGCTGATGGTCGCCGTCACGCTCAAGGCCGACGACCGGACGTCGAAGACCGTGGTGCCCGAGGTGAGCGCGCAGACCGCCGCGGTGGCCGACGCGTTCCCGGGGCTCCGGGTGGAGCAGACCGGCAGTTCGTCGATCTCGGTCGGGATCAACAAGCAGTTCGGCGACGACCTGGCGCGCAGCGAGATGATCACGCTGCCGGTGACGCTGGTGATCCTGTTCCTGGTGTTCGGCTCGATCATCGCGGCCGGTGTGCCGCTGCTGCTCGCGCTGTCCTCGGTCGGCGCGGCCACCGGGCTGTACGCGATCGCCTCGCACTTCTTCCCGGACGCGGGCGGCGCGGTGTCGAGCGTGATCCTGATGATCGGGATGGCCGTCGGCGTCGACTATTCGCTGTTCTACCTCAAACGCGTGCGCGAGGAACGCGAGCGCTCGGGCGGGGTGCTCAGCAGGACCGCCGCCGTGGAACTGGCCGCGGCCACGGCGGGCCACGCGGTGGTGGTGTCCGGGCTCGCCGTCCTGGTCGCGCTCGCCGGGCTGTACTTCGCGGGCGACGTGGTGTTCTCCTCGATCGCGACCGGGTCGATCATCGTGGTGCTGGTGTCCGTGGTCAGCTCGCTGACGGTGCTCCCGGCGCTGCTCGCGAAGCTCGGCAAGCGCACCGATCCCGGCCGGTTCGCCTGGCGCGGTGGCACTTCCCGGTTGTGGCCGGTCCTGCTGCGGCCCGCGCTCGAGCGTCCACTCGCGACACTGCTGGCCGGCGTGGTCGCGCTCGGGCTGCTCGCCCTGCCCGCGACGGCGCTCCAGCTCAAGGTCGAGGGCAACGACACGTTTTCCCGTGAGGTCACCGAGGTCGCCGCCTACGACCGGCTGACCTCGTTGTTCCCCACCGAAGGCGTGGCGCATCTCGTGGTCGCGAACGGTGGCGGCGCGACGGCGGGCTTGACCGAACTGGCTTCGCGCGCTCAAACCGACCCGGCGTTCCTGCGCACGGACACGCCGCGGATCCGGACCTCGTCGGACGGTCGCGCGGCCGCGCTGGAGCTTCCGATTCGCTACGACGGGAACTCGCCGGAGGCCGCGAAATCGTTGCAGCACCTGCGAAACGACCTCATTCCTTCGTTGCGCGGCACGGACGTCACCTATGCCGTGTCCGGCGGGGTCGCCCGCAACACCGACTACGTCGAGCACCAGAACGAGCGGCTGCCGTGGGTGCTCGGGTCCGTGCTGCTGCTGACCTTCCTGATGATGTTGTTCTCGTTCCGCTCCGCGGTGCTCGCGCTCGCCGGGATCGTGCTCAACGTGCTGTCCGCGGCGGCCGCGTTCGGGGTCATGGTCGCGGTGTTCCAGCACTCCTGGGCCGAACCGCTGCTCGGTTTCACCTCGTCCGGTTTTCTCGGCGCGCACCTGCCGCTGTTCGTGCTGGTGGTCCTCTTCGGACTGTCGATGGACTACCAGGTGTTCGTGGTGAGCCGGATCAGGGAGGCCGCCGGGCGGGGTCTGCCCGCGCGGCGCGCGGTGTTCGACGGCGTGGTCGGCTCGGCGGGCATGATCACCAGCGCCGCGCTGATCATGGTGTCGGTGTTCGCGAGCTTCCTGTTCGTCGACCGGCTCGAAATGAAGCAGATCGGGTTCGGCCTCGCCGTCGCGGTCCTGATCGACGCCGTGCTGGTGCGCGCGCTCGTGCTGCCCGCGGTCATCGCGCTGTTCGGCGAGAAGACCTGGTGGCCGGGCAGGCTCAGAGCACCGAGTAGTGGCGCACACCGCCGGTCTGCGCCGCGGTCAGCTTTCCCTGCGCCACCAGCAGATCGAGATGCGCCGCTGTCTCGAGGACCGCGAGCATCCGGTTGAACACGTCCATTTCGGACAGTTCCTTCCGGCGCCGAGTCCAGGTGAGGCGTTGCGCCGCGTCGTAGGCCGTGGTCGCACCGTCGGCGATCTTGCCGCCCATCACGTCGAGCCGCTCGGCGTGATGGGCGAGCAGCTCGTCCACCCGCGCGTGCACGCTCGCGGTGACCGGGCCGTGCGCGGGCAGCATGCGCCGGTCCGGGCGCTCGCGGACGACCCGCAGCGAGTCGAGGTAGTCGCGAAGGGGCAGTTCGACCGTCGCGGGCTCGAACCCGATCGACGGGGTGATGCGGGGCAGCACGTGGTCGCCGGTGAACAGCAGCCCTGCCGTGCCGTCTTCGAACACCAGATGGCCCGCGGTGTGCCCGGGGGTGTGGACGAGGTCGAGGTCGCGCCCCGGCAGCACGGTCCGCTTGCCCGGCTTGAGCCACTCGTCGGGCTCTTCCCAGATCGACGGGTCCGGCCGGAGCTTGCCGAACACCCTGACCAGTTCGTCGATCACCGGTTGCGCACCGGCCAGCGCCAGCAGGCGGCCCTGCGCGTTCATCCGCTCACCGTCCGGATCGGACGACAGCTTCAGCGAAGCCTGCTCGCCTTCGCCGAGCCCGATCCTGCCGCCGTACTCGCGCCGCAGCGTCACGGCCTGCGTGTAGTGATCGCGATGGACGTGCGTGATGAGGTACTCGCGAATGTCTTCGAACCCGGTCCCGATCGCCCGCAGCGCTTCCGCGAGCTGGTCCTTGGCCTCGTCGAGCGACCACCCGGCGTCGATCAGGACCACGTCCTCGCCGCCGGTCAGCGCGTAGACGTTGACCGCGCGCAGTCCGTCGTTGGGCAGGGGAAGGGGAATCCGGTGGACCCCCGGCGCGACCTCGTACACACCGGGTTCGGTCCAGTCGCGACTGCCATCGTCGTTGAAAGCGTCCACTTCTTCACCTTGAGCGCCTCTTCGCCCGATGTCCACGCGAACGCACTGAGACCCCGGTCACCCAGAAGCATGTGGAAAGGGCTTGCGTGGCGGTGCGAGCTGACGGCCCACTCAAGCGGCTTCGCCGCTTACGAAACGACACGGGTTCAGTCGTCGCCGCTTTCGTTGATGAGGCGTTCCAGTTCGCGGCGCAGCAGGCCGAGGCGCGCGTCCGCCAGCAGCGGGATTTCCCGGCGCCGCCGCCGCACAGCGCCCGGATCGATGTCGACGATGGTGAGGTTCTCTTCCCAGGTCGGTGCCGTCGCGACGACGGAACCCCACGGATCGATGACGCGCGAGCCGCCCCAGAAGCGGACTCCCGCCTCGTCGCCGACGCGGTTGACGAAGACGACCCAGCACTGCTGCATGCGGGCGGTGAAGGTGAGCAGGTCGTGCCAGTACTCGGCGGGGTCGAACGAGCCGCCGGTGAGCTTCGCGGCGCTGTTCGTCGGCACCACGAGCACCTCGGCACCGTCCTGCGCGGCGAGCCACGGCAGCATCGGCTGCCACGCGTCGTTGCAGATCAGCGTCGCCATCCTGGCGTGCGGGGTGTCGAAGGCGCGCATGTGCTGACCGGGGCTGGCGTGCTTGCGCTCCTCCCAGATCAGGTAGTTCGGCAGGTACAGCTTGCGGTGGTTGTGCACGATCATGCCGTCGGACAGGTACAGCGCGGAGTTGTGGCGCCGGATGCGGCCGTCCTCGAGCAGTCCGATCACGACGTCGGGGCCGTGCTTCGACAGTTCGGCGAGCCGTTCGTCGTCCGGCCACAGCGAAATGTCGTCGGCGAGCTGACCGAGCGCGTACCCGGTGAGGCTCAGCTCGGGGAAGACGACCAGGTCCGCACCTTCCGCGGCGGACTCCTTCACGATGCGCTCGGTATCGACGAGATTCCCCTCCACGTCGCCGAGCCGGCAGTCGGTCTGCGCCAGTGCCACTCTCATCCGTTTCACCTCCCTGTGCCGTGCCTGCGGATTATTACGAAGGTACGGGATCGGAAGCGCCGGGCGCGAGGCGAAGTCAGCCAGGCGGGGCGATCGTTAACCGGGTCGAAACACCTAGCACAATCAAGGATGTGACGGAACGAGTGTGGGCCGCTGGCGCGGCGACCGGGATCGGGTCCCTGCCGGGGACGGACGCGCGCGAAGCGGCCGAGGTCGTACTGGGCGAACTGCCGCAGTTCCCTTATCTGCCAGAGCTTCCCGGCCGCGGGGTCGGCGCCGATCTGCTCGGCAGGAGCGCGGCGCTGCTGGTCGATCTCGCGGTCGAGGTGGTGCCGACCGGGTACCGGGTGACGGCGCGGCCCGGCCACCACCACCGGCGCGCGACCGATCTGCTCCGCTGGGACGTCGACGGGCTCGACGAGGCGGTGGACAACGCCGGCCGCCCGCCCGTGGTCAAGACCCAGGTCGCCGGGCCGTGGACGCTCGCGGCGGGGATCGAGCTGGCGAGCGGGCACCGGGTGCTCACCGACCGCGGCGCGGTCCGCGAATTCTCGGAGTCCCTTTTGGAGGGTCTGCGCGCGCACGTCGCCGAGCTGACCGCCCGCACCGGGGCGCCGGTGGTCGTCCAGTTCGACGAACCGAGCCTTCCGTCGGTGCTCGCGGGCGCGTTGCCGACGCCGTCGGGCTACGGGACCGTGCCGTCGGTGCCCGAACCGGAAGCGCGCGATCTGCTGTCCACGATGATCCAGGGCGCCGGAGCCATTACGGGTCAGCCGGTGATCGTGCACTGCTGCGCGGCGCGGCCGCCGATTTCGCTGCTGCGCTCGGCAGGCGCCGGTGGGATCGCGATCGACGCGACGCTGCTGTCCGGGGCGCCGTCGGCGGTGCTCGACGAAGTGGGCGAGGCGTGGGATTCCGGTGTCGCGTTCCTGCTGGGACTGGTTCCGTCGACGGATCCGGGGAAGCCGGTGAGCTTGCGCGAAATCGCCGAACCGGCGCTCGGGCTCGTCGACCGCCTCGGTTTCCCCCGCACGCTGCTGGCCGAACGAGGCGTGCCGACCACGACCTGCGGCCTCGCGGGCGCCACCGGCGCGTGGGTGCGGCGTGCACTCGAACTGTCGCGAGAACTCGGAAGGGCGTTCCTCGAACCCCCCGAAACGTGGTAGCGAGTACGGCGCGGTACGCGCTTACGATGGTGGGACCCGAGCTGTGCTGAGGTAGATGAGGTCCCCGCTCCATGCGATTCTTCCGCCGTCACAAGAACGATCCGCCCGATCCGCGCACCGAATGGCCGCGCCCCGAGGTCCCGGACGATCCCGGCCAGGCCGCGGTCGCCTTCTGGCGGCGCTGGTTCGAACTGCTCCCGACGATCAACGGCGCGCTCGGCGACCGCGAACCGCAGCGCGTCGAGCACGAGCTGTGCGAGGCGATCGCCCGCGTCCACCCCGATCTGCACTTTTCCCTCGAACGGGGCCAGCGCGCGATCTACGCGCTCGTCGTCACCGGTCAGGAATCGCCGGAGCTGCGGCCCTTCACCGACGCCTGGATCGCGGCGGCGCCGGAGGAGGACGCGATCTGGGAGTACCACGACTCGGTGCCGGGGGTCCCCGATCCGAACGACGTGACGGTGAACCTCGGCGAGCACAAGATCGCGCTCGCCGACGTGCGGGTGGCCGCGCAGGTGGACGAAGCGGAGGCGGTGGTGGACGTCGCCGTGCACCATCCGCGGTTGTCCTCGCTCGAAGAGTCGGCGCGGTCCGCGATGACGTTCTTACCGCTCGACGCCACGTTGGGTGAACGCCTCGCCGCGGAGCGGTTACGCCGTGTGGAGACCGCCGAGATCGAGCCCGCCGGGTCGATTTCGCTGCTGGAACTTCGTGACCTGGTGCGGAAGCTCGCGGAGCGAAAGCCGGAAGATGTCGGGGGTACTGACTAAGCTCACCCCTCGTGAGCGAACTACCCCAAGACCCGGTCTCCCCCGAAGCAGCACAGGACCTCGGTGACGTACCCGCCGAGGCCCGCGAGCGGCATGCCGCGCTCGCCGAGGAGATCAGGGGCCACCAGTTCCGGTACTACGTGCTGGACTCGCCGACGATCACCGACGGCGAGTTCGACGTGCTGCTGCGCGAGCTGGAGGGGCTCGAGGAGGAGCATCCCGGCCTGCGCACCCCGGACTCGCCGACGCAGAAGGTCGGGGGCACCTTCTCCACCGAGTTCACCGCGTACGACCACCTCGAGCGGATGCTCAGCCTTGACAACGTGTTCGACCCCGAGGAGCTGGTCACCTGGGTCGAGCGCGTCGAGAAGGAGATCGGCGCCACCCGGTACCTGTGCGAG is part of the Amycolatopsis sp. CA-230715 genome and encodes:
- a CDS encoding MMPL family transporter, whose translation is MAQPTTARIARWSANHPWRAIVGWVVFVAVCFAAGSLAGSRPPENKDFWIGEAGRAEAVATQAGLMPPPVEQVLITAPGGVDDPSATAAAASVTTRMRALPSVSAVAAPARSADGSTLMVAVTLKADDRTSKTVVPEVSAQTAAVADAFPGLRVEQTGSSSISVGINKQFGDDLARSEMITLPVTLVILFLVFGSIIAAGVPLLLALSSVGAATGLYAIASHFFPDAGGAVSSVILMIGMAVGVDYSLFYLKRVREERERSGGVLSRTAAVELAAATAGHAVVVSGLAVLVALAGLYFAGDVVFSSIATGSIIVVLVSVVSSLTVLPALLAKLGKRTDPGRFAWRGGTSRLWPVLLRPALERPLATLLAGVVALGLLALPATALQLKVEGNDTFSREVTEVAAYDRLTSLFPTEGVAHLVVANGGGATAGLTELASRAQTDPAFLRTDTPRIRTSSDGRAAALELPIRYDGNSPEAAKSLQHLRNDLIPSLRGTDVTYAVSGGVARNTDYVEHQNERLPWVLGSVLLLTFLMMLFSFRSAVLALAGIVLNVLSAAAAFGVMVAVFQHSWAEPLLGFTSSGFLGAHLPLFVLVVLFGLSMDYQVFVVSRIREAAGRGLPARRAVFDGVVGSAGMITSAALIMVSVFASFLFVDRLEMKQIGFGLAVAVLIDAVLVRALVLPAVIALFGEKTWWPGRLRAPSSGAHRRSAPRSAFPAPPADRDAPLSRGPRASG
- a CDS encoding nitrilase-related carbon-nitrogen hydrolase, whose product is MRVALAQTDCRLGDVEGNLVDTERIVKESAAEGADLVVFPELSLTGYALGQLADDISLWPDDERLAELSKHGPDVVIGLLEDGRIRRHNSALYLSDGMIVHNHRKLYLPNYLIWEERKHASPGQHMRAFDTPHARMATLICNDAWQPMLPWLAAQDGAEVLVVPTNSAAKLTGGSFDPAEYWHDLLTFTARMQQCWVVFVNRVGDEAGVRFWGGSRVIDPWGSVVATAPTWEENLTIVDIDPGAVRRRRREIPLLADARLGLLRRELERLINESGDD
- a CDS encoding methionine synthase, with product MTERVWAAGAATGIGSLPGTDAREAAEVVLGELPQFPYLPELPGRGVGADLLGRSAALLVDLAVEVVPTGYRVTARPGHHHRRATDLLRWDVDGLDEAVDNAGRPPVVKTQVAGPWTLAAGIELASGHRVLTDRGAVREFSESLLEGLRAHVAELTARTGAPVVVQFDEPSLPSVLAGALPTPSGYGTVPSVPEPEARDLLSTMIQGAGAITGQPVIVHCCAARPPISLLRSAGAGGIAIDATLLSGAPSAVLDEVGEAWDSGVAFLLGLVPSTDPGKPVSLREIAEPALGLVDRLGFPRTLLAERGVPTTTCGLAGATGAWVRRALELSRELGRAFLEPPETW
- a CDS encoding MBL fold metallo-hydrolase, which codes for MDAFNDDGSRDWTEPGVYEVAPGVHRIPLPLPNDGLRAVNVYALTGGEDVVLIDAGWSLDEAKDQLAEALRAIGTGFEDIREYLITHVHRDHYTQAVTLRREYGGRIGLGEGEQASLKLSSDPDGERMNAQGRLLALAGAQPVIDELVRVFGKLRPDPSIWEEPDEWLKPGKRTVLPGRDLDLVHTPGHTAGHLVFEDGTAGLLFTGDHVLPRITPSIGFEPATVELPLRDYLDSLRVVRERPDRRMLPAHGPVTASVHARVDELLAHHAERLDVMGGKIADGATTAYDAAQRLTWTRRRKELSEMDVFNRMLAVLETAAHLDLLVAQGKLTAAQTGGVRHYSVL